A single Sphingopyxis chilensis DNA region contains:
- a CDS encoding class I SAM-dependent methyltransferase: MQLVKRSYAGVMHKIADLGPMERLAEEAQQSDEYGWLRWAASLLAIHDIERMIALGLPWWNVAATRDVAQFLRTRPNARVFEYGAGASTIWLARHAAHVTSVEHHAEWHHRLSREVARFQNIALHHCELDGDAYIGAIDETGAPFDLIVVDGRRRTECLARAIPHLAPGGIILLDDSGRSRYRRAIENCGLKERRHFGRSYCVPYPDFTSILHA; the protein is encoded by the coding sequence ATGCAATTGGTCAAACGTTCCTACGCCGGGGTCATGCACAAAATCGCCGACCTCGGCCCGATGGAAAGGCTTGCCGAGGAAGCGCAGCAGAGCGACGAATATGGCTGGTTGCGCTGGGCCGCTTCGCTGCTCGCGATCCACGACATCGAACGCATGATCGCGCTCGGTCTGCCCTGGTGGAATGTCGCCGCGACACGCGACGTTGCGCAGTTCCTTCGCACGCGTCCGAATGCACGGGTTTTCGAATATGGCGCGGGCGCGAGCACCATCTGGCTCGCCCGCCACGCCGCGCACGTCACCTCCGTTGAGCATCATGCCGAATGGCACCACCGGCTGAGCAGGGAAGTCGCGCGCTTCCAGAATATCGCGTTGCACCACTGCGAGCTCGACGGCGACGCCTATATCGGCGCAATCGACGAAACGGGGGCGCCGTTCGACCTGATCGTCGTCGATGGACGTCGCCGCACCGAATGTCTCGCGCGAGCAATCCCGCATCTAGCGCCGGGCGGCATCATCCTGCTCGATGACAGCGGCCGCAGTCGCTATCGCCGCGCCATCGAAAATTGCGGGCTGAAAGAGCGCCGCCATTTTGGCCGCTCCTATTGTGTCCCCTATCCCGATTTTACCAGCATCCTTCATGCCTGA
- the ptsP gene encoding phosphoenolpyruvate--protein phosphotransferase, translating to MTNAPPPPSSAAQSARTILTRLHEVMASRVNAQGKLNQVVGIIGECLDSEVCSIYLLRDGALELYATRGLKQEAVHVTRLGLGEGLVGTIAEHIETLNLDEAAAHPDFSYRPETGEELFHSFAGVPIIRRERAVGVLCVQHADPRRYADIEIETLQTVAMVLSELIANADLVDTAARTDAAAADQSAQRLNGQKLVDGMGAGVAVFHQPRITIEHTVADDTEAERHRVYAAFDKMREQIDRMASSADFGVGGEHEEVIETYKMFAYDEGWSRRINEAIDSGLTAEAAIERVQQRTRMRMRQIDDPLLRDRMHDLEDLSNRLIRIVSGQMGTAAQMGLRQDSILIARNLGPAELLEYDRRRLKGVVLEEGSLTAHVIIVARAMGVPVIGRVSDVRTSIREGDLLLLDASAGQLHVRPTQAVQDAFDAKLEISHKRRANLASLRDMPAVTKDGVPIELMINAGLREDVAALDLTGARGIGLFRTEFQFLVSATLPSRDRQQRLYRDVLDAAGDRPVIFRTVDIGGDKALPYMNVGDSAQEENPAMGWRALRLALEREGLLKVQARALMEAAAGRTLNVMFPMVSEPWEYEAARDLFVGQRAWLAQHNKKLPAAIRYGAMLEVPGLVETLDLMLPHLDFLSVGTNDLTQFLFAADRAHPRLAERYDWLSPTVMRYLARVVRVVSGTKVALGVCGEMGGRPLEAMALLGVGIERLSITPAGVGPVKAMIRSLDLGALRADMPAILARPAANPRGQYQDWAERHQVDLGD from the coding sequence ATGACCAACGCCCCGCCCCCGCCCTCGTCGGCCGCCCAGTCGGCGCGCACCATATTGACCCGGCTGCACGAGGTGATGGCATCACGCGTCAATGCGCAGGGCAAGCTCAACCAGGTCGTCGGCATCATCGGCGAATGCCTCGACAGCGAGGTGTGCTCGATCTACCTTCTGCGCGACGGCGCGCTCGAACTTTACGCGACGCGCGGGCTGAAGCAGGAGGCCGTGCACGTCACGCGCCTCGGCCTCGGCGAAGGGCTGGTGGGCACGATCGCCGAGCATATCGAGACGCTGAACCTCGACGAAGCGGCGGCGCATCCCGACTTTTCCTATCGCCCCGAAACGGGCGAGGAACTGTTCCACAGCTTTGCCGGTGTCCCGATCATCCGCCGCGAGCGCGCAGTGGGCGTCCTCTGCGTCCAGCACGCCGATCCGCGCCGTTATGCCGATATCGAGATCGAGACGCTGCAGACGGTCGCGATGGTGCTGTCCGAACTGATCGCCAACGCTGATCTGGTCGATACCGCCGCGCGCACCGATGCCGCCGCAGCGGATCAGTCGGCGCAGCGGCTGAACGGGCAGAAGCTGGTCGACGGGATGGGCGCCGGGGTCGCGGTGTTCCACCAGCCGCGCATCACGATCGAGCACACGGTCGCCGACGACACCGAAGCCGAACGCCACCGCGTCTATGCCGCCTTCGACAAGATGCGCGAGCAGATCGACCGCATGGCGAGCAGCGCCGACTTCGGCGTCGGCGGCGAGCATGAAGAGGTCATCGAGACCTACAAGATGTTCGCCTATGACGAAGGGTGGTCGCGACGGATCAACGAGGCGATCGACAGCGGGCTGACCGCAGAGGCGGCGATCGAGCGCGTCCAGCAGCGCACCCGGATGCGGATGCGGCAGATCGACGATCCCCTGCTGCGCGACCGCATGCACGATCTCGAGGACCTGTCGAACCGGCTGATCCGGATCGTGTCGGGGCAGATGGGCACCGCGGCGCAGATGGGCCTGCGCCAGGATTCGATCCTGATCGCGCGCAACCTCGGCCCCGCCGAGCTGCTCGAATATGACCGCCGCCGCCTGAAAGGCGTCGTGCTCGAGGAAGGGTCGCTGACCGCGCACGTCATCATCGTCGCGCGCGCGATGGGTGTGCCGGTGATCGGCCGCGTCAGCGATGTTCGCACGTCGATCCGCGAAGGCGACCTGTTGCTGCTCGACGCATCGGCCGGCCAGTTGCATGTCCGGCCGACGCAGGCGGTGCAGGATGCGTTCGACGCAAAGCTGGAGATTTCACACAAGCGCCGCGCGAACCTTGCCTCGTTGCGCGACATGCCCGCGGTCACCAAGGATGGTGTGCCGATCGAACTGATGATCAATGCGGGCCTGCGCGAAGACGTCGCGGCGCTCGACTTGACCGGCGCGCGGGGCATCGGGTTGTTCCGCACCGAATTCCAGTTCCTCGTGTCGGCGACCCTGCCGTCGCGCGACCGCCAGCAGCGACTATACCGCGACGTGCTCGACGCAGCCGGCGACCGGCCGGTGATCTTCCGCACGGTCGACATCGGCGGCGACAAGGCGCTGCCCTATATGAACGTAGGCGACAGCGCGCAGGAGGAAAATCCGGCGATGGGCTGGCGCGCGCTGCGCCTCGCGCTCGAGCGCGAAGGACTGCTCAAGGTTCAGGCCCGGGCGCTGATGGAAGCGGCGGCGGGACGGACGCTCAACGTGATGTTCCCGATGGTGTCCGAGCCGTGGGAATATGAAGCGGCGCGCGACCTGTTCGTCGGCCAGCGGGCGTGGCTCGCGCAGCATAACAAGAAATTGCCGGCAGCCATCCGTTATGGCGCCATGCTGGAAGTGCCCGGCCTCGTCGAAACGCTCGACCTGATGCTGCCGCACCTCGATTTCCTGTCGGTCGGGACCAACGACCTGACCCAATTCCTGTTCGCCGCCGACCGGGCACATCCGCGGCTCGCCGAGCGCTATGACTGGTTGTCGCCGACGGTGATGCGCTACCTCGCTCGCGTCGTGCGGGTCGTCTCGGGAACGAAGGTCGCGCTGGGCGTGTGCGGCGAGATGGGCGGACGGCCGCTGGAAGCGATGGCACTGCTCGGCGTCGGCATCGAGCGGCTGTCGATCACCCCGGCCGGCGTCGGGCCCGTCAAGGCGATGATCCGCTCGCTCGATCTCGGCGCGCTGCGCGCCGACATGCCGGCGATCCTCGCACGGCCCGCCGCCAACCCGCGCGGCCAGTATCAGGACTGGGCAGAGCGTCATCAGGTCGATCTGGGCGATTGA
- a CDS encoding NAD(P)H-dependent flavin oxidoreductase: MSKMNELMARGTELLGSDHAILCGAMSWVSERRLVSAISNAGGFGVIACGAMTPELLDAEIAATKLLATRNFGVNLITMHPQLFDLIDVCAKHGVGHVVLAGGLPPKGSLEAIKASGAKVICFAPTLALAKKLVRSGVDALVIEGMEAGGHIGPVSTSVLAQEILPTLADEVPIFVAGGIGRGEAIAAYLEMGASGVQLGTRFVCATESIAHPNFKKAFLRASAREAVASVQIDPRLPVIPVRALKNAGTEAFTAKQREVANKLDKGEVDMAEAQLEIEHYWAGALRRAVIDGDVENGSLMAGQSVGMVSEEESAAAIVASLVQQAEAALHARG; the protein is encoded by the coding sequence ATGAGCAAAATGAACGAACTGATGGCGCGCGGGACCGAACTTCTCGGCAGCGACCATGCCATCCTCTGCGGCGCGATGAGCTGGGTCTCCGAGCGCCGTCTGGTCAGCGCGATCAGCAATGCCGGAGGCTTTGGCGTGATCGCGTGCGGCGCGATGACGCCCGAACTGCTCGACGCCGAAATCGCGGCGACCAAGCTACTCGCGACGCGCAATTTCGGCGTCAACCTGATCACCATGCACCCACAGCTGTTCGACCTGATCGACGTGTGCGCCAAGCATGGCGTCGGCCATGTCGTGCTCGCGGGCGGCCTGCCGCCCAAGGGCAGCCTGGAGGCGATCAAGGCCTCGGGCGCGAAGGTGATCTGTTTCGCTCCGACGCTGGCGCTCGCCAAGAAGCTTGTGCGTTCAGGCGTCGACGCCCTGGTGATCGAGGGGATGGAGGCGGGCGGCCATATCGGCCCGGTGTCGACGAGCGTGCTCGCACAGGAGATCCTGCCCACGCTCGCCGACGAAGTCCCGATCTTCGTCGCCGGCGGCATCGGCCGCGGCGAGGCGATCGCCGCCTATCTGGAGATGGGCGCGTCGGGCGTCCAGCTCGGTACGCGCTTCGTCTGCGCGACCGAGAGCATCGCGCATCCCAATTTCAAAAAGGCTTTCCTGCGCGCCTCGGCGCGCGAGGCGGTCGCGAGCGTCCAGATCGACCCGCGCCTGCCAGTCATTCCGGTCCGCGCGCTCAAGAATGCCGGGACCGAAGCCTTCACCGCAAAGCAGCGCGAAGTCGCGAACAAGCTCGACAAGGGCGAGGTCGACATGGCCGAAGCCCAACTCGAGATCGAGCATTATTGGGCGGGCGCGCTGCGCCGCGCCGTGATCGACGGCGACGTCGAAAATGGTTCGTTAATGGCAGGGCAATCTGTCGGTATGGTATCCGAAGAAGAGAGCGCGGCAGCAATTGTCGCATCTCTGGTGCAACAGGCCGAAGCCGCGTTGCACGCTCGGGGTTGA
- a CDS encoding YezD family protein → MSSTEEAAKSGSQPPRRAIQTVLDALDKLKFGAIQLTVHEGRLVQVDVTERHRYPN, encoded by the coding sequence ATGAGTTCGACCGAGGAGGCCGCGAAAAGCGGCTCTCAACCGCCGCGCCGCGCCATCCAGACGGTGCTCGACGCGCTCGACAAGCTGAAGTTCGGCGCGATCCAGCTGACCGTGCATGAAGGGCGGTTGGTGCAGGTCGATGTGACCGAACGGCACCGCTACCCCAACTGA
- a CDS encoding TonB-dependent receptor, with protein sequence MTAKYPSNRRRVPASLFTLSLLLATPAAAETTGDLAADDTAAQVEGGSYGGEIVVTARRRSETAQDVPIAISVVAGEQIDNTGSFNVGRLTQLTPTLQFYSSNPRNTAVNIRGIGAPFGLTNDGIEQGVGIYVDDVYYSRVASSTFDFLDVAQIEVLRGPQGTLYGKNTTAGAINITTNQPSFDFEGKAEVSIGNLNFKQAKAAISGPLSDTLAARVAISSTSRRGTIHNVVTDRYIQSQDNIGIRGQLLWRPAGNLDITLAGDWNRQEAVCCGSVFVRTGATQRPLNRQFAALAAAQGYAFPSDNPYDRLTDLDASLNAGNEIGGASLRIKWDVGPGTLTSVTAWRYWDWQPENDRDFTGLPIVTKSQNPSQQDQYTQELRYNYTGDRVDFVVGGFYYFQRIDTQGTEAHGPASSRWTLNPTSALSNDPSVLDGLAAINAQYLKNTSAALFGQMSWKVTDQFTIQPGVRLNYDKKDGYYRRLVFAGDGSPVTAGLTDPVSVARLGVFTPQEYAPSFSDWNFSYDLTATWKAADDLLFYATYAKTFKSGGINQNGVPNGADGNPILAAATVKPESVNHYEAGAKSEFWDRRITLNLTAFRTDIKNFQANVNNGQLGVLRGYLANAGKVRTQGAEFDFSVRPSERFRAYANGAYTDAEYERFVDAPCPPELSGGTSSPPNCDISGQRLPGVSKWAISFGAEANAESSLFGKDGQFYLGYDGSYRSDWSSNPSPSAYTWIDGYSLSNFRAGFRTEVGFDIFGWVRNAFGRDYLKQLSVGPGNTGLITGLPGDPRTWGATIKAGF encoded by the coding sequence ATGACCGCAAAATATCCGTCCAACCGCCGGCGCGTACCGGCCAGCCTCTTTACGCTTTCCTTGTTGTTGGCGACCCCCGCCGCCGCGGAAACCACCGGCGATCTCGCTGCCGATGACACCGCCGCGCAGGTCGAGGGCGGCAGCTACGGCGGCGAGATCGTCGTCACCGCGCGCCGTCGCAGCGAAACCGCACAGGACGTGCCGATCGCAATCTCGGTCGTCGCGGGCGAACAGATCGACAATACGGGCAGCTTCAACGTCGGCCGGTTGACGCAGCTCACGCCGACGCTGCAATTCTATTCGTCGAACCCGCGCAATACCGCGGTCAATATCCGCGGCATCGGCGCGCCGTTCGGGCTCACCAACGACGGGATCGAACAGGGTGTCGGCATCTATGTCGACGACGTCTATTATTCGCGCGTCGCCTCTTCGACCTTCGATTTCCTCGATGTTGCGCAGATCGAGGTGCTGCGCGGGCCGCAGGGTACGCTCTATGGCAAGAATACCACCGCCGGCGCGATCAACATCACCACCAACCAGCCGAGCTTCGATTTCGAGGGCAAGGCCGAGGTCAGCATCGGCAACCTGAATTTCAAGCAGGCGAAGGCCGCGATTTCGGGTCCCTTGTCCGATACGCTCGCTGCGCGCGTCGCGATCTCGTCGACCAGCCGCCGCGGCACGATCCATAACGTCGTCACCGACCGTTATATCCAGAGCCAGGACAATATCGGCATTCGCGGGCAATTGCTCTGGCGGCCGGCCGGCAATCTCGACATCACGCTCGCCGGCGACTGGAACCGGCAGGAAGCGGTGTGCTGCGGCTCGGTCTTCGTTCGCACCGGCGCGACGCAGCGGCCGCTGAACCGCCAGTTCGCCGCTCTCGCCGCGGCACAGGGCTATGCGTTTCCCAGCGACAATCCCTATGACCGGCTCACCGATCTCGATGCCAGCCTGAATGCGGGCAACGAGATCGGCGGCGCCTCGCTGCGCATCAAATGGGATGTCGGGCCGGGCACGCTGACGTCGGTCACGGCGTGGCGCTATTGGGACTGGCAGCCCGAAAACGATCGCGACTTCACCGGTCTGCCGATCGTCACCAAGTCGCAGAATCCGTCGCAGCAGGACCAGTACACGCAGGAATTGCGCTATAATTACACCGGCGATCGCGTCGATTTCGTCGTCGGCGGCTTTTATTATTTCCAGCGCATCGACACGCAGGGTACAGAGGCCCACGGTCCGGCGTCGAGCCGCTGGACGCTCAATCCGACGAGCGCCCTGTCGAACGATCCTTCGGTGCTCGACGGCCTGGCCGCCATCAACGCGCAGTATCTCAAGAACACCAGCGCGGCCCTGTTCGGCCAAATGAGCTGGAAGGTCACCGACCAGTTCACGATCCAGCCCGGCGTCCGGCTGAACTATGACAAGAAGGACGGCTATTATCGCCGCCTCGTCTTTGCCGGCGACGGTTCGCCGGTGACGGCGGGCCTGACCGATCCGGTATCGGTCGCGCGGCTCGGCGTATTTACACCGCAGGAATATGCGCCGTCGTTCAGCGACTGGAACTTCAGCTACGACCTCACCGCGACGTGGAAGGCGGCGGACGACCTGCTTTTCTATGCGACCTATGCGAAGACGTTCAAATCGGGCGGGATCAACCAGAATGGCGTGCCCAACGGCGCCGACGGAAACCCGATCCTCGCCGCCGCAACGGTGAAGCCCGAATCGGTCAATCATTATGAGGCCGGGGCGAAGTCCGAATTCTGGGACCGGCGCATCACCCTGAACCTCACGGCCTTTCGCACCGACATCAAGAATTTCCAGGCCAATGTGAACAACGGCCAGCTCGGGGTGCTGCGCGGCTATCTCGCCAATGCGGGCAAGGTACGCACCCAAGGCGCCGAATTCGATTTCTCGGTCCGGCCGAGCGAGCGGTTTCGGGCCTATGCCAATGGCGCCTACACCGATGCCGAATATGAACGCTTCGTCGATGCGCCTTGCCCGCCCGAGCTGTCCGGTGGGACCAGCAGTCCGCCGAACTGCGACATTTCAGGGCAGCGCCTGCCGGGCGTGTCGAAATGGGCCATTTCCTTTGGCGCCGAGGCGAACGCCGAATCCAGTCTTTTCGGCAAGGATGGTCAATTTTATCTGGGTTACGACGGCAGCTATCGTTCGGACTGGTCGTCGAACCCGTCGCCGTCGGCTTACACCTGGATTGATGGCTATTCGCTTTCGAACTTTCGCGCCGGGTTCCGGACGGAGGTCGGGTTCGACATCTTTGGCTGGGTGCGCAACGCTTTCGGCCGGGATTACCTCAAGCAGCTGAGTGTCGGTCCGGGCAATACCGGTTTGATCACTGGCCTGCCGGGCGATCCCCGGACTTGGGGCGCGACGATCAAGGCGGGCTTCTGA
- the katG gene encoding catalase/peroxidase HPI, which produces MNDPTPIDPAGGCPVHQPGGVRALLGRTNKDWWPEMLATEILNPNGPSNPMGEDFDYAAAFKSLDYQALKADLTALMTDSQPWWPADYGHYGPFFIRMAWHAAGTYRTADGRGGANSGQQRFAPLDSWPDNGNLDKARRLLWPIKQKYGNKISWADLFILTGNVAIESMGGPVFGFGGGRADVFEPERDIYWGSEDKWVNEGVQTRIAPEHGMHEIEGPLAAIQMGLIYVNPEGPGGNPDPLQSARDIKETFHRMAMDHEETVALTAGGHTFGKAHGNGDASLLGKAPAGGDLVAQGFGWVSGHESGGIGEHTVTSGLEGAWVNTPTTWSENYFRLLLDYEYELVKSPAGAQQWQPINQKEEDMAPAAWDSSKKVPTMMTTADMALKVDPEFRKISEKFRTDHEAFKEAFARAWFKLTHRDMGPKIRYLGPEVPAEDLIWQDPVPAGTMPSDADVKAVKDKIAASGLTVSQLVKTAWASASTYRKSDFRGGANGARVRLAPQKDWEVNEPAMLAKVLDTLDGLRGNMSMADAIVLGGVVGLEKAIKDAGFNVPVPFTGGRGDATAEQTDADSFAVMEPEADAFRNYLGKKKLAVKTEEMMLDRASLLGLSVPEMTVLVGGLRVLGANHGERGHGHFTKRSGQLTNDFFVNLLDMTNVWKAVDGSDDQEYVATDRKGGGETWRATRADLIFGSNSELRAVAEVYAETGHEEKFVKDFVKAWTKVMNADRFDLA; this is translated from the coding sequence ATGAACGACCCCACCCCCATCGATCCCGCCGGCGGCTGCCCGGTCCACCAGCCCGGCGGCGTCCGCGCGCTGCTCGGCCGCACCAACAAGGACTGGTGGCCCGAGATGCTGGCGACCGAGATCCTGAACCCCAATGGCCCGTCGAACCCGATGGGCGAGGATTTCGACTATGCCGCGGCGTTCAAGTCGCTCGACTATCAGGCGCTGAAGGCGGACCTCACCGCGCTGATGACCGACAGCCAGCCCTGGTGGCCGGCCGACTACGGGCATTACGGCCCCTTCTTCATCCGCATGGCGTGGCACGCCGCCGGAACCTATCGCACCGCCGACGGCCGCGGCGGCGCCAACAGCGGGCAGCAGCGCTTCGCGCCGCTCGACAGCTGGCCCGACAACGGCAACCTCGACAAGGCGCGCCGCCTGCTTTGGCCGATCAAGCAGAAATACGGCAACAAGATCAGCTGGGCCGACCTGTTCATCCTGACCGGCAATGTCGCGATCGAAAGCATGGGTGGTCCGGTCTTCGGCTTCGGTGGCGGCCGCGCCGACGTGTTCGAGCCCGAGCGCGACATTTATTGGGGCAGCGAAGACAAATGGGTCAACGAGGGGGTGCAGACGCGCATCGCTCCCGAACATGGCATGCACGAGATCGAGGGTCCGCTTGCGGCAATCCAGATGGGCCTGATTTACGTCAATCCCGAAGGACCGGGCGGCAACCCCGATCCGCTCCAGTCGGCGCGCGACATCAAGGAAACCTTTCACCGCATGGCGATGGACCATGAGGAGACCGTCGCGCTGACCGCGGGCGGCCACACCTTTGGCAAGGCGCACGGCAATGGCGACGCGTCGTTGCTAGGTAAGGCCCCCGCGGGCGGCGATCTCGTCGCGCAGGGCTTCGGGTGGGTCAGCGGTCATGAAAGCGGCGGCATCGGAGAGCATACGGTCACCAGCGGGCTCGAAGGCGCGTGGGTGAACACGCCGACGACATGGAGCGAGAATTATTTCCGCCTGCTGCTCGACTATGAATATGAGCTGGTGAAATCGCCCGCCGGCGCGCAGCAGTGGCAGCCGATCAACCAGAAGGAAGAGGATATGGCGCCCGCCGCCTGGGACTCGTCCAAGAAGGTTCCGACGATGATGACCACCGCCGACATGGCTCTGAAGGTCGATCCGGAGTTCCGCAAGATCAGCGAGAAGTTCCGGACCGATCATGAAGCGTTCAAGGAGGCTTTCGCGCGCGCCTGGTTCAAGCTGACCCACCGCGACATGGGGCCCAAGATCCGTTATCTCGGCCCCGAAGTCCCCGCCGAAGACCTGATCTGGCAGGATCCGGTTCCTGCCGGCACGATGCCGTCCGATGCCGACGTCAAGGCGGTGAAGGACAAGATCGCCGCGAGCGGCCTGACCGTCAGCCAGCTGGTCAAGACCGCGTGGGCCTCGGCCAGCACCTATCGCAAGTCCGACTTCCGCGGCGGCGCCAATGGCGCGCGCGTGCGGCTGGCGCCGCAGAAGGACTGGGAGGTCAACGAGCCCGCGATGCTGGCGAAGGTGCTCGATACGCTCGACGGGCTGCGCGGCAATATGTCGATGGCCGACGCGATCGTGCTTGGCGGGGTCGTCGGTCTGGAAAAGGCGATCAAGGATGCGGGCTTCAACGTGCCCGTGCCCTTCACCGGCGGTCGCGGCGACGCGACCGCGGAGCAGACCGACGCCGACAGCTTTGCGGTGATGGAACCCGAAGCCGACGCGTTCCGCAACTATCTGGGCAAGAAGAAGCTGGCGGTTAAGACCGAGGAAATGATGCTCGACCGGGCGTCGCTGCTCGGCCTGTCGGTACCCGAAATGACGGTGCTGGTCGGGGGGCTCCGCGTCCTCGGCGCCAATCACGGCGAGCGCGGGCATGGTCACTTCACCAAGCGATCGGGCCAGCTGACCAACGACTTCTTCGTCAACCTGCTCGACATGACCAATGTGTGGAAGGCCGTCGATGGATCGGACGACCAGGAATATGTCGCGACCGACCGCAAGGGTGGCGGCGAGACCTGGCGCGCAACGCGTGCCGACCTGATCTTCGGTTCGAACTCGGAACTGCGCGCAGTCGCCGAAGTCTATGCCGAGACGGGTCATGAGGAAAAGTTCGTCAAGGACTTCGTCAAGGCCTGGACCAAGGTGATGAACGCCGACCGTTTCGACCTCGCCTGA